The Lasioglossum baleicum unplaced genomic scaffold, iyLasBale1 scaffold0021, whole genome shotgun sequence genome contains a region encoding:
- the LOC143219007 gene encoding uncharacterized protein LOC143219007 isoform X4 has protein sequence MALFTVAHCKGETKIDHSPLENIDKSKLKIKLFSTMMLVGLQLYCIENGDTSFPLDKRMELAEKIKNKINQMTNYLLRKDAKEFKMLGLALLDYESTLKKGQFSLEFNKSLAKAIIYYYRKLALGDLRPLDTKYMTGPTKDQYRYITTVTSVLDDYFEVRRNSNSLYTISRGIGSILESIKVEGTTADEKRLAVQEALRRSGEYLKGTKDTPNLDGKLGTELKMEGIPVANLITFRNTLIHKHLFPLIENETVDKISEDLTVVKYIINNEIDKLTSEFISRIIDQNFKKIEVFYESFKDILSIKMPDKSIPDIISALESIKKGNSYMSLRNNGKALIDEIYENAKQIDNLGFPSRETNNSEFIRFIIDQNFGKIQDKSFKNIVKYNDKLNMTDEKKSIRGIISALESIKKENSYMTLKKKDKALIDEIYENAKQINSPRKTNNSEFIRFIIHQNFGKIQDESFKNIVKNDKSLNMTDKKKSIPDIISALELIKRENSYKSLTNNDKALIDGIYENAKQINPQRFPSRETNNSNKPVKKYWASSLAEATKDSNTIEKLRKKVGTDVIKNVKGVKSQAIQILFYGIIDGIDGEPRSQSLQLALEQHLLKNQVQESDAAEAIKHLGKFYSKKIKSEFYLLKTLKNDYAIRSQILNLYDVVQRNDDLVNTGSKYQWTAARMRNYLSHGSTLVTIEEDTVFTKDFAKLVREAFIGELEKVEDITMVTIEQAIERVITKDAVTLPKEVLEVLGRVRVLICGDTGLSRRRRSVKSCLEWTEIDKFSKGGAANRDPDNIIIDSKKFIETISNERGANKEKFSNFIALASESEVIGDYKDKVNMLTNNHKYISHLNRAGKVSGRVMHGMFAKDIIGAVLRKDYVGAAEMAGFFGVSYGLTEVAEVASRKGASFILKGKPWIGYPLRIGTPFIARFLSVLTARDLYNQVKRYQEGHKDALVPIILDSAQLGVDVILVGLEIGAVAGVASLQGISAATGPIGIIVGATIFVVYDGIMTVQTVRKIDEQIDLTGWEMFSEGLRAFFVIQPSEKIERLIEEKGANNAAVNLTISYLESNSDIQRYVFPSIRVVEHDSEIILDNVVLLDQKRYDIKWSRTRPDVLKEVDLFCLPKGNWETVSTNGTYYCDGAIGVEYKNNRTGNYTLIRLGDGTDRVKGFQESSNIFVLGDGHKEMTGGNKDDDFSFENKSVNALVDREIKGSIDGGGGINTIDVGNLTPHDEGSNGGGRYQVSADFRQGILKVGNSNVALHISNINKFLGRTGRVDHVVPACDTKYMDGKGGENKNDLDSITIPKDDACFYDTSIVVNPYTKVTNSAINGKFSYFVKGEKGKEAYIDLGRNSQSNNAFVFNYTLTDIAAIDKSEENITFSFVEEFYKREKEVNVDSSFHLTVSGADENTTTYNLIDSTKIVMAKPNIVYAIQNTEKSIDSLVKDYSSIAERSQMYVIVYSNGEVLIIGHSHDNILMNEPKARVTHLVGGSGENLYVVASGYEKLTLAKLPVPDVIIYDFDRENQVDTLDLRNIKEQMIQDIDREINTKVSKINSDLLINLCLDDASKKEVVKIRLKGALENNWYKRVNIVIDSIFVIEEILEEFELTPQPLIFDDNSQTIYVISPKDVAEGNKIRVKKEIGDYTFARDNDALIITNSLSSSADKNNLSIIILYDFYYEKNQDKMLTLKIEFNDKKIFLRKDKKRISSAGSFSELTKKVDIDSNDAVMYEIQKQKLFEAIERNNIGDVKELINHGVSIDAKNNDGQTPLHYAAKSDKLEVVKYLIEEKGANVNVKDNDGQTPLHSAAKSDKLEVVKYLIEEKGANVNAKDNHGQTPLHSAAKSDKLEVIKYLIEEKGANVNVKDDDGRTLLHSAAKTCRLEIVKYLIEEKRVDFNVKDNYGITPLHYAAMNDGLEVVKYFIDKKQVDFNVGDMYKITPLHYAAMYNGLEVVKYLIEEKTADINVKDDSGMVVLYYAAAGNNIEVVRYLTEKQNANMNVTDNAAKTPLHYAAQSGKLEVVKYLIEEKGANANVKDNEGQTPLHHAANSDNLEVVKYFIEEKHIDFNVKDNYGITPLHYAADHGKLEVVRYLIEGKNANINVKDNDGQTPLHHAADHSKLEVVKYLIEKSADVNVRDNEGRTSLHYAAYSYKPKVVKYLIEKGAKIDLKGNGELPLEILERGGHRSLADSIIKELTERLFYAVKYDDFGEVQGLINQGVSVNVKNSDGQTLLQYAVSNGKLKVVKYLAEKGADVNERNVSGDAPLHDAVRMGNLEVLKCLVEKGADVNVKDNYRLTPLHYAVVYNRLEILKYLVEEKTADINVKDSSGMVVLHHAAATNNIEVVRYLIEKNNANINVTDNAGKTTLQYAAESGKIEVIKYLIEEKGANANVKDNFGLTPLHYATNSDKLEVVKYFIEEKHIDFNVKDNYGLTTLHYAADHGKLEIVKYLIEKGADVNVRDNEGRTSLHYAAYSYKPKVVKYLIEKGAKIDLKGNGELPLEILERRGHRSLADSIIKELTERLFDAVKYDDFSKVQGLINQGVSVNVKNSDGQTLLQYAVSNGKPKIEKYLVEIGATLSHAAARYNMQEIAKCLEEEGADVNVKDSFGVTTNKLKAILKYLLEEGADVNGKDYSGSTLLDMAVWFNMQEIVKCLVEKGADVNVKSSSGSTPLFSAGLNNNPKLAKYLIEKGADVNVKDNLGSTVLHYAAQNQMSYMVEWLVENGADINVTNGRGQTPLDLARVNRFSASVYYLEKKLNEKREKRPQRKRRHHHGDRNRHHSSHRPLTIDSSNQPGIATSNASQKSSWINDLVGWVKNSIGGLLGSRAALSETSANYSNTAKNYGNQYTSQFSSEVCINNNVGLGFFLLQSFLDKKYPLPKFCSLTYEEALANTMNIVGEFEKTLEKTAKQSGVLIKDVNFFRVYLDMADHVWNERYSQIPNTLYSAAKEACPKNEKFLSILKGNIEKMLDRQQTVNSNNHEQDQVA, from the exons TTTACTATTACAGGAAACTAGCATTAGGAGACCTAAGACCGCTTGATACAAAATATATGACAGGGCCTACAAAAGATCAGTATAGGTATATAACTACGGTAACATCAGTACTAGATGATTACTTTGAGGTAAGGAGAAATTCAAATTCTCTTTATACGATATCTCGAGGAATTGGGTCGATTTTAGAAAGTATAAAAGTTGAAGGGACAACTGCTGATGAAAAAAGATTAGCTGTACAAGAAGCTCTTCGTCGTAGTGGCGAATACCTGAAGGGTACAAAAGACACTCCGAACTTAGACGGTAAGCTCGGAACAGAGTTGAAAATGGAAGGCATACCGGTTGCAAATTTAATTACATTTAGAAATACGTTAatacataaacatttatttcctCTGATAGAAAACGAAACAGTTGATAAAATCAGTGAAGATTTAACTgttgttaaatatattattaataatgaaatAGACAAATTGACAAGTGAGTTTATTAGCCGTATCATTGatcaaaatttcaagaaaatcgaaGTCTTTTATGAGTCTTTTAAGGATATTTTAAGCATAAAAATGCCAGATAAATCTATACCTGACATTATTTCGGCTCTTGAATCAATAAAGAAAGGAAATAGTTATATGTCTCTGAGAAACAACGGTAAAGCGTTAATAGATGAGATTTATGAAAATGCTAAACAGATAGATAATCTGGGCTTTCCTTCAAGGGAAACTAATAACAGTGAGTTTATTAGGTTTATCATTGATCAAAATTTCGGGAAAATCCAAGATAAGTCTTTCAAGAATATAGTAAAATATAACGATAAATTAAATATGACAGATGAAAAAAAATCTATACGTGGCATTATTTCGGCTCTTGAatcaataaagaaagaaaatagttaTATGACTCTGAAAAAAAAGGATAAAGCGTTAATAGATGAGATTTATGAAAATGCTAAACAGATAAATTCTCCAAGGAAAACTAATAACAGTGAGTTTATTAGGTTTATCATTCATCAAAATTTCGGGAAAATCCAAGATGAGTCTTTTAAGAATATAGTAAAAAATGACAAGAGTTTAAATATGACAGATAAAAAAAAGTCTATACCTGACATTATTTCGGCTCTTGAATTAATAAAGAGAGAAAATAGTTATAAGTCTCTGACAAACAACGATAAAGCGTTAATAGATGGGATTTATGAGAATGCTAAACAGATAAATCCTCAGCGCTTTCCTTCAAGGGAAACTAATAACAGTAACAAACCAGTGAAAAAGTACTGGGCTTCATCACTTGCAGAAGCTACTAAGGATTCTAATACCATAGAGAAGTTACGTAAAAAGGTTGGGACTGatgtaattaaaaatgttaaaggaGTAAAGTCACAAGCAATTCAGATATTATTTTATGGAATAATTGACGGAATAGATGGTGAACCGCGTAGTCAATCATTACAATTAGCACTCGAACAACATCTTCTAAAAAATCAGGTCCAAGAAAGCGATGCAGCAGAAGCAATAAAGCATTTAGGAAAGTTCTattcaaagaaaataaaatCTGAGTTTTATTTGTTGAAAACACTGAAGAACGACTACGCAATCCGGTCTCAGATTCTTAATTTGTACGATGTAGTACAAAGAAATGACGATCTTGTGAACACGGGAAGCAAATATCAATGGACAGCAGCAAGAATGCGTAATTACCTTTCACATGGTAGTACACTTGTTACTATTGAAGAAGATACTGTGTTCACAAAAGATTTTGCCAAGTTGGTAAGGGAAGCATTTATAGGTGAATTAGAAAAAGTAGAAGATATTACAATGGTAACAATTGAACAAGCGATTGAAAGGGTTATAACAAAAGACGCAGTAACACTTCCTAAAGAAGTATTAGAAGTATTAGGAAGAGTAAGAGTTTTAATTTGTGGTGATACTGGCCTGTCTAGAAGACGTAGGTCTGTAAAGAGTTGCTTAGAATGGACAGAAATAGACAAATTTAGTAAAGGAGGGGCTGCAAATAGAGATCCTGATAACATTATAATAGATAGTAAAAAGTTTATTGAAACTATCTCAAATGAACGTGGGGCAAATAAGGAAaagttttctaatttcattgctttagCAAGTGAAAGTGAAGTTATAGGTGACTATAAAGATAAGGTGAACATGCTCACGAATAATCACAAGTACATTAGTCATTTAAATAGAGCAGGAAAAGTCAGTGGTAGAGTTATGCATGGAATGTTTGCAAAAGATATAATTGGTGCTGTATTGAGGAAAGATTATGTAGGTGCTGCGGAAATGGCAGGTTTTTTTGGTGTTAGTTACGGATTAACAGAAGTTGCAGAGGTAGCATCTAGGAAAGGGGCAAGTTTTATCTTAAAAGGTAAACCATGGATTGGTTACCCGCTAAGGATTGGCACTCCATTTATTGCAAGGTTTCTTAGTGTTTTGACTGCACGTGATTTGTATAATCAAGTGAAACGATATCAAGAAGGTCATAAAGATGCTTTAGTTCCTATCATACTGGATAGTGCGCAGCTTGGGGTAGATGTTATTCTAGTTGGACTAGAGATTGGAGCAGTAGCAGGAGTAGCATCATTGCAGGGAATTTCTGCAGCAACTGGTCCTATAGGAATAATAGTAGGAGCTACAATATTTGTAGTATATGATGGTATAATGACAGTACAAACAGTTCGGAAAATTGATGAGCAAATTGACCTAACTGGATGGGAAATGTTTAGTGAAGGGTTGCGTGCTTTTTTTGTTATACAACCTtcggaaaaaatcgaaaggTTAATCGAAGAGAAAGGAGCAAATAATGCAGCAGTCAACCTTACGATAAGCTATCTTGAAAGTAATTCGGACATTCAAAGATATGTTTTCCCTAGTATAAGGGTTGTTGAACATGACAGCGAAATAATTTTGGATAATGTAGTGTTGCTAGATCAAAAGAGATATGATATAAAATGGAGTAGAACAAGGCCAGATGTTTTAAAAGAAGTTGATTTGTTTTGTCTACCTAAAGGGAACTGGGAAACTGTTTCAACGAATGGAACTTATTACTGCGATGGTGCGATTGGTGTAGAGTATAAAAATAATAGGACTGGAAACTATACCTTGATAAGACTTGGTGATGGTACGGATAGAGTAAAGGGCTTTCAAGAGAGTagcaatatttttgttttaggTGATGGGCATAAAGAAATGACTGGGGGAAATAAAGATGATGACTTTAGTTTTGAAAACAAGAGTGTTAATGCACTTGTAGATAGAGAAATTAAAGGTTCTATAGATGGGGGTGGAGGAATTAATACAATTGATGTCGGTAATCTCACTCCACATGATGAGGGAAGTAACGGAGGAGGTAGGTACCAAGTGTCTGCTGATTTTCGTCAGGGAATTTTAAAAGTTGGGAATTCTAATGTTGCTCTTCATAtaagtaatataaataaattcttggGGAGAACAGGTAGAGTAGATCATGTGGTACCTGCCTGTGATACTAAGTATATGGATGGTAAAGgaggagaaaataaaaatgatttagaTAGCATTACAATTCCAAAAGATGATGCATGTTTTTATGATACTTCCATTGTAGTTAATCCTTACACTAAGGTTACTAATAGTGCAATTAATGGTAAGTTTAGTTATTTTGTAAAAGGAGAGAAGGGAAAGGAAGCATATATTGATTTAGGTCGAAATTCACAAAGTAACAATGCGTTTGTTTTTAACTACACACTAACAGATATTGCTGCTATCGATAAATCTGAGGAAAATATAACTTTTAGCTTTGTAGAAGAATTCTACAAAAGAGAAAAGGAAGTAAATGTGGATAGCAGTTTTCATTTAACTGTTAGTGGTGCCGATGAAAACACAACTACGTATAATCTAATTGATAGTACCAAAATTGTAATGGCTAAGCCAAATATTGTGTATGCAATACAAAACACAGAAAAGTCAATTGACAGTCTCGTGAAAGACTACTCTTCTATAGCAGAACGGTCACAAATGTATGTTATTGTATATTCGAACGGTGAAGTTCTTATAATTGGACATAGTCATGATAATATATTGATGAATGAACCTAAGGCAAGAGTAACTCACTTAGTTGGTGGCAGTGGTGAGAATTTATATGTTGTTGCTTCAGGTTATGAAAAATTAACTCTTGCAAAGCTTCCAGTTCCTGATGTGATAATTTATGATTTTGATCGAGAGAACCAAGTAGATACTTTGGATCTACGTAATATAAAGGAACAAATGATACAGGATATTGATAGAGAAATCAACACAAAGGTTAGTAAAATTAATAGTGATTTACTGATTAATTTATGTCTCGATGATGCATCTAAAAAGGAGGTAGTTAAGATAAGATTAAAAGGTGCATTAGAGAATAATTGGTACAAGAGAGTAAATATAGTAATCGATAGCATATTCGTAATCGAAGAGATTCTAGAAGAATTTGAATTAACTCCACAACCTTTAATTTTCGATGATAATAGTCAAACTATTTATGTGATAAGTCCAAAAGATGTGGCGGAAGGAAACAAGATAAGAGTAAAGAAAGAGATAGGAGATTATACGTTTGCTCGTGATAACGATGCTTTAATTATAACCAACTCTTTGAGTTCTAGCGCTGATAAAAATAACCtttctattattatattatatgatttttattatgagaaaaatcaagACAAGATGCTGACTCTAAAAATAGAGTTTAATGATAAGAAGATATTTTTACGGAAGGACAAGAAAAGGATAAGTAGTGCTGGGAGCTTTAGTGAATTAACGAAGAAAGTTGATATTGACAGCAATGACGCTGTTATGTATGAGATACAGAAACAAAAACTGTTTGAAGCAATCGAGAGAAATAATATTGGTGATGTCAAGGAGCTTATTAATCATGGTGTTAGTATTGATGCTAAAAACAATGATGGGCAGACACCATTGCACTATGCTGCTAAGAGTGACAAGCTAGAGGTGGTAAAATACCTTATAGAAGAAAAAGGTGCTAATGTTAATGTAAAGGATAATGATGGACAAACACCTTTGCACTCTGCTGCCAAGAGTGACAAGCTAGAAGTAGTAAAATACCTTATAGAAGAAAAAGGTGCTAATGTTAATGCAAAGGATAATCATGGGCAGACACCGTTGCACTCTGCTGCCAAGAGTGACAAGCTAGAGGTGATAAAATACCTTATAGAAGAAAAAGGTGCTAATGTTAATGTAAAGGATGATGATGGGCGAACACTTCTGCACTCTGCTGCTAAGACTTGTAGGCTAGAGATAGTAAAATACCTTATAGAAGAGAAACGCGTTGATTTTAATGTAAAGGATAATTATGGCATTACACCTCTGCATTATGCTGCTATGAATGATGGACTAGAAGTAGTAAAATACTTTATAGACAAGAAACAAGTTGATTTTAATGTAGGGGATATGTATAAGATTACACCTTTGCATTATGCTGCTATGTATAATGGACTAGAAGTAGTAAAATACCTTATAGAAGAAAAAACAGCTGATATTAATGTGAAGGATGATTCTGGAATGGTGGTTTTGTACTATGCTGCTGCTGGAAATAATATAGAGGTAGTACGATACCTTACAGAAAAGCAAAACGCTAATATGAATGTAACGGATAATGCTGCCAAGACACCTTTGCACTATGCTGCTCAGAGTGGCAAGCTAGAAGTAGTAAAATACCTTATAGAAGAAAAAGGTGCTAATGCTAATGTAAAGGATAATGAAGGGCAGACACCGTTGCACCATGCTGCTAACAGTGACAACCTAGAAGTAGTAAAATACTTTATAGAAGAGAAACACATTGATTTTAATGTAAAGGATAATTATGGGATTACACCTTTGCACTATGCTGCTGACCATGGTAAGCTAGAGGTAGTACGATACCTTATAGAAGGGAAAAACgctaatattaatgtaaaggaTAATGATGGGCAGACACCTTTGCACCATGCTGCTGATCATAGCAAGCTAGAAGTAGTAAAATACCTTATAGAGAAAAGTGCTGATGTTAATGTACGGGATAATGAAGGTAGAACATCTTTGCACTATGCTGCTTACAGTTATAAACCAAAGGTAGTGAAATACCTTATAGAGAAAGGCGCTAAGATTGACTTGAAAGGTAATGGTGAATTACCCTTAGAGATTCTGGAAAGAGGAGGTCATAGAAgtttagcagattccattattaAAGAATTAACAGAGAGATTGTTTTATGCAGTAAAATATGATGATTTTGGTGAAGTTCAGGGTCTTATAAATCAAGGAGTTAGTGTTAACGTCAAAAATAGTGACGGGCAAACACTTTTGCAATATGCTGTTAGTAATGGTAAGCTAAAAGTAGTAAAATACCTTGCAGAGAAAGGTGCTGACGTTAATGAGAGGAATGTTTCTGGAGATGCGCCTTTACATGATGCTGTTAGGATGGGCAATCTGGAAGTATTAAAATGCCTTGTAGAGAAAGGTGCTGATGTTAACGTAAAGGATAATTACAGGCTTACACCTTTGCATTATGCTGTTGTGTATAATAgactagaaatattaaaataccttGTAGAAGAAAAAACAGCTGATATTAATGTGAAGGATAGTTCTGGAATGGTGGTTTTGCACCATGCTGCTGCTACAAATAATATAGAGGTAGTACGATACCTTATAGAGAAGAATAACgctaatattaatgtaacggaTAATGCTGGCAAGACAACTTTGCAGTATGCTGCTGAGAGTGGCAAGATAGAAGTAATAAAATACCTTATAGAAGAAAAAGGTGCTAATGCTAATGTAAAGGATAATTTTGGGCTGACACCTTTGCACTATGCTACTAACAGTGACAAGCTAGAAGTAGTCAAATACTTTATAGAAGAGAAACACATTGATTTTAATGTAAAGGATAATTATGGGCTGACAACTTTGCACTATGCTGCTGATCATGGTAAGCTAGAGATAGTGAAATACCTTATAGAGAAAGGTGCTGATGTTAATGTACGGGATAATGAAGGTAGAACATCTTTGCACTATGCTGCTTACAGTTATAAACCAAAGGTAGTGAAATACCTTATAGAGAAAGGCGCTAAGATTGACTTGAAAGGTAATGGTGAATTACCCTTAGAGATTCTGGAAAGAAGAGGTCATAGAAgtttagcagattccattattaAAGAATTAACAGAGAGGTTGTTTGATGCAGTAAAATATGATGATTTTAGTAAAGTTCAGGGTCTTATAAATCAAGGAGTTAGTGTTAACGTCAAAAATAGTGACGGGCAAACACTTTTGCAATATGCTGTTAGTAATGGTAAgccaaaaatagaaaaatacctTGTAGAGATAGGTGCAACACTTTCGCACGCTGCTGCTAGGTATAATATGCAAGAGATAGCAAAATGCCTCGAAGAGGAAGGTGCCGATGTTAATGTAAAGGATAGTTTTGGTGTTACGACTAATAAACTAAAAGCGATACTAAAATACCTTCTAGAGGAAGGTGCTGATGTTAATGGAAAGGATTATTCTGGTAGTACACTTTTGGACATGGCTGTTTGGTTTAATATGCAAGAGATAGTAAAATGCCTCGTAGAGAAAGGTGCCGATGTTAATGTAAAGAGTAGTTCTGGTTCAACACCTTTGTTCTCTGCTGGTTTGAATAATAACCCAAAGCTAGCAAAATACCTTATAGAGAAAGGTGCTGATGTTAATGTAAAGGATAATTTGGGTTCAACAGTTTTGCATTATGCTGCTCAGAATCAAATGTCATATATGGTAGAATGGCTCGTAGAGAACGGTGCTGATATTAATGTAACCAATGGTCGTGGACAAACACCTTTGGATTTAGCTCGTGTTAACAGATTTAGTGCTTCTGTATATTATTTAGAGAAAAAACTTAATGAAAAACGAGAAAAGCGTCCACAACGCAAACGTCGTCATCATCATGGAGATCGTAATCGTCATCACTCATCGCATAGGCCTCTTACTATAGACTCAAGTAATCAACCTGGAATAGCAACAAGCAATGCAAGTCAAAAATCTTCATGGATAAATGATTTAGTTGGTTGGGTAAAAAACTCTATAGGTGGGCTATTAGGTTCTAGAGCTGCTCTGTCTGAAACTTCAGCAAATTATTCTAATACAGCAAAAAATTATGGTAACCAGTACACTAGCCAATTTAGCAGTGAAGTTTGTATCAATAACAATGTTGGTTTAGGATTTTTCTTATTACAAAGTTTCCTAGATAAAAAATATCCTCTTCCTAAGTTCTGTTCCTTGACCTATGAAGAAGCTCTGGCTAACACAATGAATATCGTAGGAGAATTTGAAAAGACACTTGAAAAAACAGCTAAACAATCTGGTGTGTTAATAAAAGATGTTAACTTTTTTAGAGTATATTTAGATATGGCAGACCATGTGTGGAACGAGAGGTATTCTCAAATCCCAAATACTTTATATTCAGCTGCAAAAGAAGCTTGTCCGAAAAATGAGAAGTTTCTGAGTATTTTAAAAGGCAATATTGAAAAGATGCTAGATAGGCAGCAAACGGTTAACAGTAATAATCACGAGCAAG ATCAAGTTGCTTAA